Genomic segment of Notolabrus celidotus isolate fNotCel1 chromosome 1, fNotCel1.pri, whole genome shotgun sequence:
tcttcagaaacagatgggtgacgtcacggatccttcgtccatattttatacactctatggttACACCATTATGCTTTCACATGAAGTTACCTGTGCATGTGATGATGACATCAACCTGGCGAATGACCTCGTTCAGTTTGACCACCCTGAATCCATCCATGCTGTTTGCACACAGTTGGAAAAAGAGGTTCAGTATTGTGCCTCGATGAGGACAGTGAAAAACGGGagaacatttattatttattgacaAGAAACTCATGTCAGCTCAGGGGCTGAGCTTCCTGCTGGGATCATGTAGTGCATTTGAGTTGAGCTAAAAATTAGTCATCTTAAGTAAATAATTAACACAGCTTGCAGTGCAATGTTATCCACCCTACTGACTTTTTGAAATTGAAGACATTCAGAGTGTCCATGTTCTGCTTTTCCTCACCAGGCTTGTAGGGCACAGATGGGATCAATCTCTGTGATACAGACGATGGCTCCCAGAGCTTTCAGAGCAGCACAACACCCTTTCCCAACCTGCAAAGATGAGAATGTATGTAATGTTATATGATCAGCAGAGTTACATATGCCAGTTTCATTATTCAGAATTTAAACACAGGTATTTAAGGCTATGTTAGTCTTTCAATCTTTGTGCACATTATTTCAATGATTTAACACCATTAGTTTTTTTGATCAGTTTCCTATTCATATTGTCAAATGAAATGTAATGACAGCTATTGGTGTTGTCTATCTATCACATGCCTATAGTGTATAACTGCAATGGATCATTATGAATGATTTCAAAGTTTTAGGATTAAGATAGCAGCAAAATGttaacttggaaaaaaaagtttctcaCCTCGCCGTACCCACATACGACCACCTGTTTGCCTCCAAACATGACATCTGTGGTTCTCTTCAAGCTGTGGGAGTTTGATACATTAAATTAGCTCATTGTGATTGAGTGAAAAATGGCAATCTatgtaaatgtgatttaaaaaaacgggCAATTTTACACCAATTTACAGCTAGATTAAACCAAAATTCAACATGTCCAAAAAATCCATATCAAagcatttgtttttctgtcacagGAAATTAGTCTACCTTTCTTAATGACAAGACAAACCTGAGTATtacaatatattataataataatagagctCTGCTACACAAAAGTCTGATATGGGTTTAATGATGCCTCTATTAAGTGTTACAGCTCATATCCGAGGACCTGCTATAAGAAAGGGAACTTTTGCAGATAATGAAACCCAAAAAATATTCACGATGAGCAGTGAGTGTAGAAAGAAAAGGGAAGTGTTAAAGACTATTTGTACTATATGTTGAAATTGTGATAATTAACTGACCAGTGATAAGAAGTATCACAACTGTATTCACAGGCTGTTTCCCCTCATGTTGAAGGGTGGAAGTTTAAAGTGACAACAGAttggttttaaaatgttattgagGTGATAAGTAAAACTTGAGATGATGTCATATGGCACCCAGGAGAAAAGTCACATGACTTTTCTATGAAGAATAGAACAATTGGCATATTGTGTGTTTTATCCCATTTATATTATTTTCCTTAGAATGTATTTTGAGTATaagctgtgaaacactttgCATCTTTGATTTAGAATTTGGGAGAAACTACATTACTACAGCTTGACTGTGTGGGTGAACTCACAGCTGAGTTTCCAAACTGTTTCCATGATACAAGCGAGGGATGTTGCAATCCTTTCAAACCCCACAGGCCATTGTAAAGCCATCTGATAAACAAACTGTGTAGTTTTAAATATCACTTTGACGTTGTTATAGTCCAGACTCCAACAAACCGAACTTCACTCACCCATCCAGGATGGACTCTCTGCAGCAGTACAGGTTGTCAAACTTCTGCTTTGTCACAGAGTCATTCACATTCATGGCAGGTACACACAGTTTGCCAGCTTTGGACAGCTGATACAACCTACAAAGAGGAAAGAGTGAAGATTGTGTACCAGCCTTTCAAGAGTGGGAGTTGCTGTGTGAGAGTTGTAAATCTACTAAGCATTAAATCACCTGTGAACCCCAGTGACACTCTCCTCCACTATGCCCCTGATCTTCTTGAAAACATTTGGGTATTTCTTGTACATCCAGTGTGTCAAGTCTCCTCCATCATCAAGGATCTAACATATAAGAGAGACAATTCCTCATAAAGATTCAATGTTAAAACACATTGTAAAGCTGCGTGTTTCTCATCACCTGTTGAGCACACAACTACGTAGACTTAGTTTGAAGACTTACACATCAATAGTTGTGTTTTTGATGAGTATTTGAGACATTGCTGCGCCTTTATCGTTCACTACCAGCCTTTACACGTACCATGTTAGGCTGCCAACCCTCGTTGTTGACGCAACGGTCAATGCACCACCAGAAATCATCCTCGGACTCCCCTTTCCAGGCAAACACAGCTACACCTGAAACATGACAGATTGGCAATTTGTTCAATATCTTTTCATCAAAAATCACATTTGTTCACCAGATTCTGCCATTCTGCCACTGCAGACACGTCATAGTAAAAGAAGGCACAGCACTTTCAGCCAATCAAAGATCATTTTGGGGTTTAAAACAAATTGGTATATCAGTTTAGCAGCATCAGTTAGTGCCCCATTTGATGAACAtgtatgatttttttccccagatAACAAAATCATGTGGTAAAGCTATGAGAAATAACTCACTGAACAGCAAACACAAGCTCAACCCCCAGAAAAATGCCTGATCCTCTCTAAGCAACTCCTCAATGTGCTGAAACCCCCTCAGCTTGCCACTTCATGAAAGGTCTGCAGCAGTGATTTAATACATACTTTAACAGTTACGTAGCAACCACAGATAAAAGGGCTCAAGTAGTTCCATCACTACACTAAATGCCAAATctaatgtgtttctgttgtctCTGTAAGGCTGGTCTTTCAAAAGTTTAGCAAACATTTCCCAAAAGCTCCCCTGTTTCTCAAAGACATGAGATGCTTACGATGACAAAGTACACCTTAGCTGAAAGGGAACACTACTCATATGATGTTTAATCACATGAATCAGTTTGTAATTAAGTGCAGACTGTTTCTATTGCATGTATTTACCCTCCAAGGCTTGTGTGTAGTTTATCAGCAGCAATTAAGGGAAATCAGGTTGTATAAGTCATGGTGTTTGAGCTCACTTTTACTGCGATGAtcagtgattttaaattggataaaAGCTGTTGTCATTGTCTACAGTCTGACAACCAACTTAAGAAACAGGGCTACAATGAAGGTGAGGGACAACATCAGGAAGTACAATGTAAGTAAATTTAAGTAACTAAGTCAAGTCTTTTAACAACCTTTGATGGGATCGAAACATGGGTGGATGGTACTACTAGGAAGACTTACGAAAACCAGAACCCCACTGATACTTAAAACCAGTCCCACACCTACCTGTTCTGCATCTTTATCATATAAAAGAACTCCAGTGCACCAcggattgtttgtttttatgcataATCTTTAATTAGAGATTAAGAATTGAGGGATGCAAAAGGGTGGTGCACGCTGTCATCTTGACCCTACCTGACAGGTCCTTTCTAATCTGTGCTCAGCCTGCGTTCTATACATAAAGGACCACTGTACAGAGAGAACAGGCCGTCTGATGTCCATCTGAAACATTGGAAATATTcaatctgttttttgtttgttaaatgaAGGAGTGTTTTAAGTGGCTAAAGTAAGTAGTTCTGCAGCGGTTCACAGCTTAGTTTCTGTGTTGGAACTCCAGGTGCCTTCTCCCAATATGAGCTGTGCTACCTTTGGCCCAATGACCAATCATTGTGGTTGTCTTCAGAGCAAGTTTGGAGCACAGAATAAATTGCGCCTTTCTGAGGTAACCCCCAAACACTGGATTAATGTACATGTCAATGTTGGGCTggcctgtgtttttttatgtcttcttATTACAAATTTTCTCCTCAGTTTTAGAGACCttctttcattctgttttgGGTATCTTTGCTAATATGATCTcgttttcattcattatttcacacaagtctctgtgtttattgtgttgtgtttttgatttgacAGCACTTTGGTTAACTGAATGcactttattcttcttcttaccGGTCTCTGACAGAGCAGCAGCCACTTCGTTCTGTGTAGAGTAAATGTTACATGCAGTCCAGCGACACTGAGCCCCGAGAGCCACCAGAGTCTCGATCagcacctgaaaacacacagggaggtcagaaattaaaaaatgtccaaataaaCTTAGGCTGGTCACAAATAGAATGTTTATTCATCCCCGAAGATTACAGTTAACCACATCTGAATAATGTCTACAGCACTTTTTGATCCCCTGAAACAAACTTTACTggataaaacacacagacaattGTTTATTCAGATAACTTATAAAGCCCTGTTACAAATTTAAGGCTCGGGTGACCAGAGAGTCAGTGTTTAGTTATATATAAAAAGCTCTTGTTTTGGAGACAGCCCATGGTGTAAGAATTGTGAATAAACCTAAGCAATAATCTCATCCTGATTGAAAAGCACCACCACGCTGCAGGCTTTGCTTGAGTGAGGACGACAACTGTATTGAGTGAACTTACTGCAGTCTGGGCGGTGATGTGAGTGCAGCCCACAATTTTGGCACCTGCCAATGGTTTCTCACTCTGAGCTCTCTTCCTGAGTGAGATCAGAGCTGACATGTctgaaaacaagacaacatGAAAAGGGACAAGTGAGAAAGCACCAGCATGATGCAGAAGAATCTAGCAAAGCTCAAGTGGTTAAAATGGCTGCCAGGTTTTATTCTGTAGAGGTAGTTAAAAGCTAAAAATGCTTGGTTTCATATTAATTTAATCACAGAAGATAACATCTTGTTTAATGAGTTAAGTTTTAAGTTCATTTTAGAAGAAGACTATGTGCTCCTTGTGTCTCACCTTGTTCTGCTATCTCAATCTCACGTCTGCCAAACTCAGCCTGTTTGATGTTCTTGACACAGAAGTCACTGCTGCCTTTGGAGTTCACCTGAGTTTTGTCCCTGGGAGAGGTCTCATCATCAGAGCTATCTGTGTAGGAGGCAGCTGTAAAGTaagagaagtaaaaaaaaacacgggAAATTGAAGCCAGCAACGTTTTAAACATGGAACAGCCATTCTTACCAGAGCTGTAGCTGTCTGTGGATGACTGAGAGATGGAGCGCGACAGCGAGCGGCGGCCAGCTTTGGTGGGGAACCTGCTGAACTCCTGCTTGTCCTCCACAAACTGGATCTgctaaaagaaaataatcataAAGAAAAGCTCTCGCCACACCCTGTCATTTAAAAGTTTTATAGATGGTTTAAACTGAAGTCATTTCAAATGGATACAACATCCAGCCATAAAACAAAGCTGTGTAGAAATGAAGAGCTCATGTTACGGTCCAGCTCCTGGCTGGGTTCTGTGCACTCTGAATAGTGGAAAGACTTccgactgtttttattttagtcgCGCTTGACATTACTGATTTTATGGCTTCGACCTTTGTCAGATTTGGAATGAGTGTTGATGAAGgaaatgaaattatttttgaagaaaaaaaagaagtctgctCCACCGGACAAGCTTATATTTCTGTAATTACAAAAATAGATATACAGCTGCACACAACCGTACATCTGGCCACAAAAATAGACCAACAGATGTTAAAAAATTAAGCTGCCAAAGCCACTTCTGGATGGTCCCATCTTGCTCATGCTTGTGCAATGACTGTGAACACCCCTTCAGTTTACAACACTCATTATGTCCCAAAAACTCATTGTCTTTTGCATTCCCACTGTTTCCTGTTGATCTAAATCTGGTTATCAGCactgtgtatgtgcatgtctgaACTACTGATCAATCTCCACAACTGTTGGTATAGAATACGCTCTAATTGCTTTCACTGCTCTGACACCACTGCTGCTAGTTTTTCTATTCAGATTCAACTTGTAACGAGTTAATCCACACCTAGATAAATcaagtctgtgtgtttgtgcaagaGGAGGGATCTTCACCTCTTTTTTGAAAAGTCTGGAACTAGTTTAATGCCTGGTCAGCTCATTTTTTATCACAGCTGTAATCAGAATTtttgtttacaggacacacGATAAATCAACGCTACAGCAAGGAAAATCCACAGTGTGCTGAAAGTTGATCTTTTCACATGCAGTGAAAAACTAGCAAGTCCAGGAATGAAGAAGTGGAAAGACAGACCACTGCAACTctgagttgttttattttgttgacacTTCCTGTAACAGATATGCCAAACATTTTGGCTCCAGGCTAAAAACAAATTTCTTTCAAAGTCAGCAAGCAGTCTACAGTAAAAGCAGGACCAAG
This window contains:
- the LOC117814691 gene encoding S-adenosylhomocysteine hydrolase-like protein 1 isoform X4, whose translation is MSDPTGEAKLELKQASKEVKESENVAEKYSALTVSKNSEMNMGELSSAFSAVPTHKPVKKIQFVEDKQEFSRFPTKAGRRSLSRSISQSSTDSYSSAASYTDSSDDETSPRDKTQVNSKGSSDFCVKNIKQAEFGRREIEIAEQDMSALISLRKRAQSEKPLAGAKIVGCTHITAQTAVLIETLVALGAQCRWTACNIYSTQNEVAAALSETGVAVFAWKGESEDDFWWCIDRCVNNEGWQPNMILDDGGDLTHWMYKKYPNVFKKIRGIVEESVTGVHRLYQLSKAGKLCVPAMNVNDSVTKQKFDNLYCCRESILDGLKRTTDVMFGGKQVVVCGYGEVGKGCCAALKALGAIVCITEIDPICALQACMDGFRVVKLNEVIRQVDVIITCTGNKNVVTRDQLDRMKNGSIVCNMGHSNTEIDVASLRTPELTWERVRSQVDHVIWPDGKRVILLAEGRLLNLSCSTVPTFVLSITATTQALALIELYNAPEGRYKQDVYLLPKKMDEYVASLHLATFDAHLTELSDEQAKYLGLNKNGPFKPNYYRY
- the LOC117814691 gene encoding S-adenosylhomocysteine hydrolase-like protein 1 isoform X6, whose translation is MSDPTGEAKLELKQASKEVKESENVAEKYSALTVSKNSEMNMGELSSAFSAVPTHKPVKKIQFVEDKQEFSRFPTKAGRRSLSRSISQSSTDSYSSDSSDDETSPRDKTQVNSKGSSDFCVKNIKQAEFGRREIEIAEQDMSALISLRKRAQSEKPLAGAKIVGCTHITAQTAVLIETLVALGAQCRWTACNIYSTQNEVAAALSETGVAVFAWKGESEDDFWWCIDRCVNNEGWQPNMILDDGGDLTHWMYKKYPNVFKKIRGIVEESVTGVHRLYQLSKAGKLCVPAMNVNDSVTKQKFDNLYCCRESILDGLKRTTDVMFGGKQVVVCGYGEVGKGCCAALKALGAIVCITEIDPICALQACMDGFRVVKLNEVIRQVDVIITCTGNKNVVTRDQLDRMKNGSIVCNMGHSNTEIDVASLRTPELTWERVRSQVDHVIWPDGKRVILLAEGRLLNLSCSTVPTFVLSITATTQALALIELYNAPEGRYKQDVYLLPKKMDEYVASLHLATFDAHLTELSDEQAKYLGLNKNGPFKPNYYRY
- the LOC117814691 gene encoding S-adenosylhomocysteine hydrolase-like protein 1 isoform X3, yielding MSDPTGEAKLELKQASKEVKESENVAEKYSALTVSKNSEMNMGELSSAFSAVPTHKPVKKQIQFVEDKQEFSRFPTKAGRRSLSRSISQSSTDSYSSAASYTDSSDDETSPRDKTQVNSKGSSDFCVKNIKQAEFGRREIEIAEQDMSALISLRKRAQSEKPLAGAKIVGCTHITAQTAVLIETLVALGAQCRWTACNIYSTQNEVAAALSETGVAVFAWKGESEDDFWWCIDRCVNNEGWQPNMILDDGGDLTHWMYKKYPNVFKKIRGIVEESVTGVHRLYQLSKAGKLCVPAMNVNDSVTKQKFDNLYCCRESILDGLKRTTDVMFGGKQVVVCGYGEVGKGCCAALKALGAIVCITEIDPICALQACMDGFRVVKLNEVIRQVDVIITCTGNKNVVTRDQLDRMKNGSIVCNMGHSNTEIDVASLRTPELTWERVRSQVDHVIWPDGKRVILLAEGRLLNLSCSTVPTFVLSITATTQALALIELYNAPEGRYKQDVYLLPKKMDEYVASLHLATFDAHLTELSDEQAKYLGLNKNGPFKPNYYRY
- the LOC117814691 gene encoding S-adenosylhomocysteine hydrolase-like protein 1 isoform X5, which translates into the protein MSDPTGEAKLELKQASKEVKESENVAEKYSALTVSKNSEMNMGELSSAFSAVPTHKPVKKQIQFVEDKQEFSRFPTKAGRRSLSRSISQSSTDSYSSDSSDDETSPRDKTQVNSKGSSDFCVKNIKQAEFGRREIEIAEQDMSALISLRKRAQSEKPLAGAKIVGCTHITAQTAVLIETLVALGAQCRWTACNIYSTQNEVAAALSETGVAVFAWKGESEDDFWWCIDRCVNNEGWQPNMILDDGGDLTHWMYKKYPNVFKKIRGIVEESVTGVHRLYQLSKAGKLCVPAMNVNDSVTKQKFDNLYCCRESILDGLKRTTDVMFGGKQVVVCGYGEVGKGCCAALKALGAIVCITEIDPICALQACMDGFRVVKLNEVIRQVDVIITCTGNKNVVTRDQLDRMKNGSIVCNMGHSNTEIDVASLRTPELTWERVRSQVDHVIWPDGKRVILLAEGRLLNLSCSTVPTFVLSITATTQALALIELYNAPEGRYKQDVYLLPKKMDEYVASLHLATFDAHLTELSDEQAKYLGLNKNGPFKPNYYRY
- the LOC117814691 gene encoding S-adenosylhomocysteine hydrolase-like protein 1 isoform X1 translates to MSDPTGEAKLELKQASKEVKESENVAEKYSALTVSKNSEMNMGELSSAFSAVPTHKPVKKQIQFVEDKQEFSRFPTKAGRRSLSRSISQSSTDSYSSGKNGCSMFKTLLASISRVFFYFSYFTAASYTDSSDDETSPRDKTQVNSKGSSDFCVKNIKQAEFGRREIEIAEQDMSALISLRKRAQSEKPLAGAKIVGCTHITAQTAVLIETLVALGAQCRWTACNIYSTQNEVAAALSETGVAVFAWKGESEDDFWWCIDRCVNNEGWQPNMILDDGGDLTHWMYKKYPNVFKKIRGIVEESVTGVHRLYQLSKAGKLCVPAMNVNDSVTKQKFDNLYCCRESILDGLKRTTDVMFGGKQVVVCGYGEVGKGCCAALKALGAIVCITEIDPICALQACMDGFRVVKLNEVIRQVDVIITCTGNKNVVTRDQLDRMKNGSIVCNMGHSNTEIDVASLRTPELTWERVRSQVDHVIWPDGKRVILLAEGRLLNLSCSTVPTFVLSITATTQALALIELYNAPEGRYKQDVYLLPKKMDEYVASLHLATFDAHLTELSDEQAKYLGLNKNGPFKPNYYRY
- the LOC117814691 gene encoding S-adenosylhomocysteine hydrolase-like protein 1 isoform X2; this translates as MSDPTGEAKLELKQASKEVKESENVAEKYSALTVSKNSEMNMGELSSAFSAVPTHKPVKKIQFVEDKQEFSRFPTKAGRRSLSRSISQSSTDSYSSGKNGCSMFKTLLASISRVFFYFSYFTAASYTDSSDDETSPRDKTQVNSKGSSDFCVKNIKQAEFGRREIEIAEQDMSALISLRKRAQSEKPLAGAKIVGCTHITAQTAVLIETLVALGAQCRWTACNIYSTQNEVAAALSETGVAVFAWKGESEDDFWWCIDRCVNNEGWQPNMILDDGGDLTHWMYKKYPNVFKKIRGIVEESVTGVHRLYQLSKAGKLCVPAMNVNDSVTKQKFDNLYCCRESILDGLKRTTDVMFGGKQVVVCGYGEVGKGCCAALKALGAIVCITEIDPICALQACMDGFRVVKLNEVIRQVDVIITCTGNKNVVTRDQLDRMKNGSIVCNMGHSNTEIDVASLRTPELTWERVRSQVDHVIWPDGKRVILLAEGRLLNLSCSTVPTFVLSITATTQALALIELYNAPEGRYKQDVYLLPKKMDEYVASLHLATFDAHLTELSDEQAKYLGLNKNGPFKPNYYRY